The Anastrepha ludens isolate Willacy chromosome 2, idAnaLude1.1, whole genome shotgun sequence genome contains a region encoding:
- the LOC128855678 gene encoding uncharacterized protein LOC128855678 yields MMKSEPSDPVITVTLESPDMEIPVENLDITSRNAPKSSGSVVSVPKSFSPQNFWMEMPQMIVVETRFITQQIATQNKIYSAQTLLQITDQHNSIDIRKPCFPASTQTTPPPQLVDVGSLVKPDVADVVVSTDSPNPCRNRAQQTSKSANQTTTIGIQCNLEDDMAFPDMYSNIDTTAETDDKQEFLKFTEEKVIFYLNGRTECTLCGEVEISMKRMLSHLALHWGPPVLCHLCGLQFEHQMLMATHDCEMKKQRSKKRRKVYQQCPIFWCGSVKNSMPALNVHIRKHLSTKYRRACVTFTLDRTMVLKRPSVAKTNSLLRCNICLQRCKNASKFARHRKICIQNFMGRLKEQKVVEPLLILCNE; encoded by the exons ATGATGAAAAGTGAACCTTCTGATCCAGTCATTACTGTAACATTGGAATCTCCAG ATATGGAAATTCCAGTGGAAAATCTTGACATCACCTCTAGAAATGCACCTAAAAGTAGTGGTTCTGTGGTGAGCGTTCCAAAGTCTTTCAGCCCCCAG AATTTCTGGATGGAGATGCCCCAAATGATAGTTGTGGAGACCCGTTTTATTACTCAGCAGATAGCAACACAGAATAAAATTTACTCGGCGCAAACACTGCTTCAGATAACTGATCAACACAATAGTATAGATATTCGAAAGCCATGTTTTCCTGCATCTACGCAAACGACACCACCACCGCAACTAGTAGACGTAGGTTCTTTGGTGAAGCCAGACGTTGCTGATGTTGTCGTATCCACCGATAGTCCTAATCCCTGCCGAAATCGCGCACAACAAACATCGAAATCTGCCAATCAAACAACAACGATAGGCATTCAATGCAATTTAGAGGACGACATGGCGTTTCCTGATATGTACTCGAATATTGATACCACCGCGGAGACGGATGATAAGCAGGAGTTTTTAAAGTTTACCGAAGAGAAGgttatattttacttaaatggtAGAACAGAGTGTACGTTGTGTGGCGAAGTGGAAATTAGTATGAAACGAATGCTTTCCCATTTGGCGCTTCATTGGGGACCGCCAGTTCTTTGTCACTTGTGTGGTTTGCAGTTTGAACATCAAATGCTAATGGCAACCCATGATTGCGAAATGAAAAAGCAGCGAAGTAAAAAACGTCGAAAAGTGTACCAACAGTGCCCCATATTCTGGTGCGGCTCTGTAAAGAACTCCATGCCCGCGCTAAATGTGCACATACGCAAACATTTAAGTACAAAATATAGACGTGCCTGTGTAACTTTTACACTTGATCGTACGATGGTACTGAAAAGGCCTTCCGTGGCGAAAACAAATTCTTTACTTCGTTGCAATATATGTTTGCAACGTTGCAAGAATGCTTCGAAGTTTGCCAGGCATcgaaaaatatgcatacaaaacTTTATGGGACGGCTGAAGGAGCAGAAAGTTGTTGAACCTTTACTAATTTTATGTAACGAGTGA
- the LOC128855677 gene encoding ruvB-like helicase 1 has protein sequence MKIEEVKSTVRTQRIAAHSHVKGLGLDENGVPLPIAAGLVGQKGAREAAGIALDLIKSKKMAGRALLLAGPPGTGKTAIALAIAQELGNKVPFCPMVGSEVFSSEIKKTEVLMENFRRSIGLRIRETKEVYEGEVTELTPVETENPMGGYGKTISNVVIGLKTAKGTKQLKLDPSIFESLQKEKVEVGDVIYIEANSGAVKRQGRSDTFATEFDLETEEYVPLPKGDVHKKKEVIQDVTLHDLDVANARPQGGQDVLSMMGQLMKPKKTEITDKLRMEINKVVNKYIDQGIAELVPGVLFIDEIHMLDLETFTYLHKSLESPIAPIVIFATNRGRCVIRGTTDIVSPHGIPLDLLDRLLIIRTLPYSSTEMEQIIKLRAQTEGLQLEETAFSRLSEIGSTSTLRYAVQLLTPAHQMTKVNGRTQITKEDIDDVHSLFLDAKRSSKHLSEKNNKFML, from the exons ATGAAGATCGAGGAAGTAAAAAGTACTGTGCGCACTCAGCGCATTGCCGCACATAGTCATGTGAAGGGCTTGGGCCTCGATGAGAATGGTGTACCGTTGCCCATAGCAGCCGGTTTGGTTGGCCAAAAGGGTGCACGTGAGGCTGCCGGAATTGCTTTGGATCttataaaatcaaagaaaatggcCGGACGTGCATTGCTGCTAGCCGGCCCACCAGGCACAGGCAAGACGGCAATAGCGCTTGCCATAGCACAAGAACTGGGTAATAAAGTACCCTTCTGCCCAATGGTGGGATCTGAGGTTTTCAGCAGCGAAATCAAAAAAACCGAGGTGTTAATGGAGAATTTCCGACGTTCAATAGGTTTGCGTATACGTGAAACAAAGGAGGTGTATGAGGGTGAAGTTACGGAATTGACACCGGTCGAAACCGAGAATCCAATGGGCGGTTATGGCAAAACTATTAGCAATGTGGTTATTGGTTTGAAAACAGCTAAAGGTACAAAGCAATTGAAACTCGACCCAAGCATTTTTGAGTCGCTACAGAAGGAAAAAGTCGAGGTCGGCGATGTGATTTATATTGAAGCGAACAGCGGTGCAGTGAAGCGGCAGGGACGCAGCGACACTTTTGCCACAGAATTCGATTTGGAAACTGAAGAATATGTACCTTTACCAAAGGGGGATGTACATAAAAAGAAGGAAGTTATACAGGATGTCACATTACACGATTTGGATGTGGCAAACGCGCGGCCACAAGGCGGACAAGATGTGCTCTCAATGATGGGACAATTGATGAAGCCAAAGAAGACAGAAATCACAG ACAAATTGCGTATGGAGATTAACAAAGTCGTTAACAAGTATATCGATCAGGGTATTGCCGAACTTGTGCCGGGCGTGCTCTTTATTGACGAAATACACATGCTTGACTTGGAAACATTCACATACTTGCATAAATCACTCGAATCGCCGATTGCGCCAATCGTCATATTTGCTACGAATCGCGGACGTTGTGTAATACG TGGCACAACTGATATCGTATCGCCACATGGCATACCATTGGATTTGCTGGACCGTCTGCTGATCATACGCACATTGCCATACTCCTCCACGGAAATGGAGCAAATTATCAAACTACGCGCGCAAACTGAAGGCCTCCAGTTGGAGGAGACGGCATTTAGCCGTCTCAGCGAAATCGGCAGCACATCGACGTTGCGCTATGCTGTGCAACTGCTGACGCCGGCCCATCAAATGACCAAGGTGAACGGAAGGACACAAATTACAAAGGAGGACATTGACGATGTCCACTCGCTGTTTCTTGATGCAAAACGTTCTTCAAAACATTTATCGGAGAAAAACAACAAGTTCATGTTGTAA